In one window of Deltaproteobacteria bacterium DNA:
- a CDS encoding sirohydrochlorin cobaltochelatase yields MSKASCLCGIILLFFCFACPALAGHSERPAKKGILLVAFGTTVPEATAALEHLDAQVKARFPGLPVHWAYSSRIVRDKLASTGVIKDSPATALAKMMDEGFTHVAVQSLHTIPGEEFHGLQKTVSAFTGMPKGMDQIEVGMPLLASHEDMQACAKAIMATLPRERKAGEAVVLMGHGTHHPGNIYYPALQYYLNRLDPLILVGTVEGAPSLDDVRAELKKRKVRTVYLRPLMSVAGDHAMNDMAGDEDDSWKSVLTKDGLACVPVLRGTAASTAFTDIWIDHLQHAVERLH; encoded by the coding sequence ATGTCAAAAGCCTCGTGTCTTTGCGGAATCATTCTTCTTTTCTTTTGTTTTGCCTGCCCTGCCCTGGCCGGACACAGCGAACGCCCGGCCAAAAAGGGCATCCTGCTCGTGGCCTTCGGCACCACCGTGCCCGAAGCAACGGCGGCCCTGGAACACCTGGACGCCCAGGTCAAGGCGCGCTTTCCGGGACTCCCGGTGCACTGGGCCTATTCCTCGCGCATCGTGCGCGACAAACTGGCCAGCACTGGCGTGATCAAGGATTCTCCGGCCACGGCCCTGGCCAAAATGATGGACGAGGGGTTCACCCATGTCGCCGTGCAGTCCCTGCACACCATCCCGGGCGAAGAATTCCACGGACTGCAAAAAACCGTGTCCGCCTTCACGGGCATGCCCAAGGGCATGGACCAGATCGAAGTCGGCATGCCGCTTTTGGCCTCGCATGAAGACATGCAGGCCTGCGCCAAGGCCATCATGGCCACCCTGCCCAGGGAGCGCAAAGCTGGCGAGGCCGTGGTTCTCATGGGGCATGGCACCCACCATCCCGGCAACATCTATTATCCGGCCCTGCAGTATTATCTGAACCGCCTGGACCCGCTGATCCTGGTCGGCACGGTCGAGGGCGCGCCATCCCTGGATGATGTCCGGGCCGAGCTGAAAAAACGCAAGGTCCGCACGGTCTACCTGCGCCCGCTCATGTCCGTGGCCGGCGATCACGCCATGAACGACATGGCCGGCGACGAGGACGATTCCTGGAAATCCGTGCTGACCAAGGACGGCCTGGCCTGCGTGCCCGTACTGCGCGGGACCGCCGCCAGCACGGCCTTCACCGATATCTGGATCGACCATCTCCAGCACGCCGTGGAACGGCTGCACTAA